In Comamonadaceae bacterium OS-1, a single window of DNA contains:
- the yodB gene encoding cytochrome b561 encodes MQWRNDTHRYGALTIGLHWLMLLLLAAVYACMELKGIFPRGSAGRAAMQSAHYMLGLSVGALVWVRLLVVATGAIPRIVPPLPKAQSLLATLMKLALYAFMLAMPVLGWLILSARGSVIPFYGLHLPALIGQSKETAGWIKGIHVTLATMGYFLIGGHAAAALFHHYVVRDNTLLRMLPKRD; translated from the coding sequence ATGCAATGGCGCAATGACACCCACCGTTACGGGGCCCTGACCATCGGGCTGCACTGGCTGATGCTGTTGCTGTTGGCGGCGGTGTACGCCTGTATGGAGCTCAAGGGCATCTTCCCCCGCGGCAGTGCCGGCCGGGCGGCGATGCAGAGTGCACATTACATGCTGGGGCTGTCGGTGGGGGCATTGGTGTGGGTGCGGCTGCTGGTGGTGGCCACCGGCGCCATCCCCCGGATCGTGCCGCCGCTGCCCAAAGCCCAAAGCCTGTTGGCCACGCTGATGAAGCTGGCGCTGTATGCCTTCATGCTGGCCATGCCGGTGCTGGGCTGGCTGATTTTGAGCGCCCGGGGCAGCGTGATTCCCTTTTATGGCCTGCACCTGCCCGCGCTGATCGGCCAGAGCAAGGAGACCGCCGGATGGATCAAGGGGATCCACGTCACCCTGGCCACCATGGGCTACTTTCTGATCGGCGGCCATGCGGCTGCGGCCTTGTTCCACCACTATGTGGTGCGCGACAACACCTTGCTGCGCATGCTGCCCAAGCGGGATTGA
- the acsA_1 gene encoding acetyl-coenzyme A synthetase — protein MAFAVVKDASLLNDDAARAQVEAEVMRIVDKDLGAVARPARVTFVSVLPKTRSGKLLRRAVQAVCEGRDPGDLTTMDDPSALQQIKELVGKR, from the coding sequence ATGGCGTTTGCCGTGGTCAAGGATGCCAGCCTGCTGAACGACGATGCCGCCCGCGCCCAGGTGGAGGCCGAGGTGATGCGCATCGTCGACAAGGACCTCGGGGCCGTGGCCCGCCCGGCCCGCGTCACCTTCGTTAGCGTGTTGCCCAAAACCCGCAGCGGCAAACTGCTGCGCCGCGCCGTGCAAGCCGTGTGCGAAGGCCGCGACCCCGGCGACCTGACCACCATGGACGACCCGTCGGCCCTGCAGCAGATCAAGGAGCTGGTTGGCAAACGGTAG
- the acsA_2 gene encoding acetyl-coenzyme A synthetase, with product MQAYADFYQRSLSERDAFWGEQAKLIDWQTPPQQVCDYSNPPFAKWFVGGTTNLCHNAVDRHLADRADQRALIFVSTETGEETVYSFRQLHAEVQRMAAVLLGLGVTKGDRVLVYMPMVAEAAFAMLACARIGAIHSVVFGGFASGALASRIEDAEPVVIVSADAGSRGGKAVAYKPLLDEAIRLSKHKPGAVLLVDRGLVAMDLVAGRDHLWGAERQKHLETVVPCAWVDATHTSYTLYTSGTTGKPKGVQRDTGGYAVALAASLQHIYGGKPGETFFCTSDIGWVVGHSYIIYGPLIGGMATILYEGLPTRPDGGIWWSLVEKYQATVMFSAPTAVRVLKKQDPALMAKYDLSSLRALFLAGEPLDEPTATWISQALGKPIIDNYWQTETGWPILALCNGVESAPTKFGSPGKAVYGYNVKLLDDATGEELTGPNQKGVVAIEGPLPPGCLQTVWRDDARFVQTYWSSVPGKMVYSTFDWGVRDADGYFFILGRTDDVINVAGHRLGTREIEESIAAHPNISEVAVVGVADALKGQVAMAFAVVKDASLLNDDAARAQLEAEVMRIVDKDLGAVARPARVTFVSVLPKTRSGKLLRRAVQAVCEGRDPGDLTTMDDPSALQQIKELVAAR from the coding sequence ATGCAGGCGTATGCAGACTTTTACCAACGCTCCCTCAGCGAGCGCGATGCATTCTGGGGCGAGCAGGCCAAGCTGATCGACTGGCAAACCCCGCCTCAGCAGGTGTGCGATTACAGCAATCCGCCGTTTGCCAAATGGTTCGTGGGCGGCACCACCAACCTGTGCCACAACGCGGTCGACCGGCACCTTGCAGACCGGGCCGACCAACGGGCGCTGATTTTTGTGTCCACCGAGACCGGCGAAGAAACCGTTTATAGCTTTCGCCAGTTACACGCCGAAGTCCAGCGCATGGCCGCCGTGCTGCTGGGCCTGGGCGTAACCAAGGGCGACCGTGTGCTGGTCTACATGCCGATGGTGGCCGAGGCCGCGTTTGCCATGCTGGCCTGCGCCCGCATCGGGGCCATCCACTCGGTGGTGTTTGGCGGCTTTGCCTCGGGCGCGCTGGCCTCGCGCATCGAAGACGCCGAGCCGGTGGTGATCGTCAGCGCCGATGCCGGTTCGCGCGGCGGCAAGGCCGTGGCCTACAAGCCGCTGCTGGACGAAGCCATTCGCCTGTCCAAGCACAAACCTGGCGCTGTGCTGCTGGTGGATCGGGGTCTGGTTGCTATGGATCTGGTAGCTGGTCGTGACCATCTGTGGGGCGCAGAGCGGCAAAAACACCTGGAAACGGTAGTCCCCTGCGCCTGGGTCGATGCCACGCACACCAGCTACACCCTGTACACCAGCGGCACCACCGGCAAGCCCAAAGGCGTGCAGCGCGACACCGGCGGCTACGCGGTGGCGCTGGCCGCCAGCCTCCAGCACATCTACGGCGGCAAGCCGGGCGAAACCTTTTTTTGCACCAGCGACATCGGCTGGGTGGTGGGCCACAGCTACATCATCTACGGCCCGCTGATCGGCGGCATGGCCACTATTTTGTACGAGGGCCTGCCCACCCGGCCCGACGGCGGCATCTGGTGGAGCCTGGTCGAGAAGTACCAGGCCACGGTGATGTTCAGCGCGCCCACCGCCGTGCGGGTGCTCAAGAAGCAAGACCCGGCGCTGATGGCGAAGTACGACCTGTCCAGCCTGCGCGCGCTGTTTTTGGCCGGGGAGCCGCTGGACGAGCCCACCGCCACCTGGATCAGCCAGGCCCTGGGCAAACCCATCATCGACAACTACTGGCAGACCGAAACCGGCTGGCCCATCCTGGCCCTGTGCAACGGCGTGGAGTCGGCCCCCACCAAGTTTGGCTCGCCGGGCAAGGCGGTGTACGGCTACAACGTCAAGCTGCTGGACGACGCCACTGGCGAAGAACTCACCGGCCCCAACCAGAAGGGCGTGGTCGCCATCGAAGGCCCGCTGCCCCCCGGCTGCCTGCAAACCGTGTGGCGCGACGATGCCCGCTTTGTGCAAACCTACTGGTCCAGCGTGCCCGGCAAAATGGTCTACAGCACCTTTGACTGGGGTGTGCGCGATGCCGACGGCTATTTCTTCATCCTGGGCCGTACCGACGACGTGATCAACGTGGCCGGGCACCGCCTGGGCACCCGCGAGATCGAAGAAAGCATTGCCGCCCACCCGAATATCTCCGAGGTGGCGGTGGTGGGCGTGGCCGACGCGCTCAAGGGCCAGGTGGCCATGGCGTTTGCCGTGGTCAAAGATGCCAGCCTGCTCAACGACGATGCCGCCCGCGCACAGTTAGAGGCCGAGGTAATGCGCATCGTTGACAAAGACCTGGGGGCCGTGGCCCGCCCGGCCCGCGTCACCTTCGTCAGCGTGCTGCCCAAAACCCGCAGCGGCAAACTGCTGCGCCGCGCCGTGCAAGCCGTGTGCGAAGGCCGCGACCCCGGCGACCTCACCACCATGGACGACCCGTCGGCCCTGCAGCAGATCAAGGAGCTGGTTGCCGCTAGGTAG
- the bktB gene encoding beta-ketothiolase BktB produces the protein MAREVVVVSAVRTAIGTFGGSLKDIPPIDLAAQVVRESLLRAQTEGADVGHVVFGHVVNTEPRDMYLSRAAAVLGGCGEGTPAYNVNRLCGSGLQAIVNAAQSILLGDAEIAIGGGAENMTRAPYAALSARWGMRMGDAKLTDMMIGALHDPFHNIHMGVTAENIAKKWGISREDQDALAVESHHRAERATAAGYFTSQITPVVLKSKKGDTQFASDEHFRTGVTLADMAKLKPAFAKENGTVTAGNASGINDAAAAVVLMDAATAKARGLQPLARLVAYAHAGVDPQYMGIGPVPATRLALQKAGLTVQDLDVIEANEAFAAQACAVSRDLGLDPAKVNPNGSGISLGHPIGATGALITVKALYELQRIQGRYALVTMCIGGGQGIAAIFERC, from the coding sequence ATGGCCCGCGAAGTTGTTGTTGTTAGCGCCGTACGTACCGCGATCGGAACCTTTGGCGGCAGCCTGAAGGACATTCCGCCCATCGACCTGGCCGCCCAGGTGGTGCGCGAGTCGCTGCTGCGCGCCCAGACCGAGGGGGCCGACGTGGGCCATGTGGTGTTTGGCCATGTGGTGAACACCGAGCCGCGCGACATGTATTTATCGCGCGCGGCCGCCGTGCTGGGCGGTTGCGGCGAGGGCACGCCCGCCTACAACGTGAACCGCCTGTGCGGCTCGGGCCTGCAGGCCATCGTCAACGCGGCGCAAAGCATTTTGCTGGGCGATGCCGAGATCGCCATTGGCGGCGGGGCTGAAAACATGACCCGTGCGCCCTACGCCGCCCTCAGCGCCCGCTGGGGCATGCGCATGGGCGACGCCAAGCTGACCGACATGATGATCGGTGCGCTGCACGACCCCTTCCACAACATCCACATGGGGGTGACCGCCGAGAACATCGCCAAAAAATGGGGCATCAGCCGCGAAGACCAGGACGCGCTGGCGGTAGAAAGCCACCACCGCGCCGAACGCGCCACCGCCGCCGGGTACTTCACCAGCCAGATCACCCCCGTGGTGCTGAAAAGCAAAAAAGGCGACACCCAGTTTGCCAGCGACGAGCACTTCCGCACCGGTGTGACCCTGGCCGACATGGCCAAACTCAAGCCCGCCTTCGCCAAGGAAAACGGCACCGTCACCGCCGGTAACGCCTCGGGCATCAACGATGCCGCCGCCGCCGTGGTGCTGATGGACGCGGCCACCGCCAAAGCCCGGGGCCTGCAGCCGCTGGCGCGCCTGGTGGCCTACGCCCACGCCGGGGTGGACCCGCAGTACATGGGCATCGGCCCGGTGCCCGCCACCCGCCTGGCGCTGCAAAAAGCCGGGCTCACAGTGCAAGACCTGGACGTGATCGAGGCCAATGAAGCCTTTGCCGCGCAGGCCTGCGCCGTGAGCCGCGACCTGGGCCTGGACCCGGCCAAGGTGAACCCCAATGGCTCGGGCATCTCGCTGGGCCACCCCATCGGCGCCACCGGCGCGCTGATCACCGTCAAAGCCCTGTACGAGCTGCAACGCATCCAGGGCCGCTACGCGCTGGTGACCATGTGCATCGGCGGCGGCCAGGGCATTGCGGCAATTTTCGAGCGCTGCTGA
- the yiiM gene encoding protein YiiM, translated as MAGGRRVLSGIGKHAVTGPVAVGPLGLAGDEQADLSVHGGLDKAVYAYPGAHYAFWQAQRQAQGVSLFDEDLPPGFMGENLTLHGLLEAEVWVGDTLHFPDCSLRVTEPRQPCFKFNAVMGYGGAARDMLRSGACGFYLAVVGPGSIAAGQTFTLEPGGRHLPIAGLQR; from the coding sequence ATGGCCGGTGGGCGGCGCGTGCTGTCGGGCATTGGCAAGCACGCGGTGACTGGACCGGTAGCTGTGGGCCCGTTGGGGCTGGCGGGCGATGAGCAGGCCGATCTCAGCGTGCACGGCGGGCTGGACAAGGCGGTGTACGCCTACCCTGGCGCGCACTACGCCTTCTGGCAAGCCCAGCGGCAGGCCCAGGGTGTCAGCCTGTTTGACGAAGATTTGCCACCCGGCTTTATGGGCGAGAACCTGACGCTGCACGGCCTGCTGGAGGCCGAGGTGTGGGTGGGCGACACCCTGCATTTCCCCGACTGCAGCCTGCGCGTCACCGAGCCGCGCCAGCCCTGCTTCAAGTTCAACGCGGTGATGGGCTACGGCGGGGCTGCGCGCGACATGCTACGCAGTGGTGCCTGCGGGTTTTATCTGGCGGTGGTGGGGCCCGGCAGCATCGCCGCGGGACAGACCTTTACGCTGGAGCCGGGGGGTAGACACCTGCCGATAGCTGGCCTGCAACGCTGA
- the ygeA gene encoding L-aspartate/glutamate-specific racemase, with product MKTIGLIGGMSWESTIPYYRQINETVKQQLGGLHSAKIILFSVDFFEIERLQHAGDWDAAGAVLADAARALARAGADGLVLCTNTMHKVAAAIEAAVAIPLLHIADPTATAIQAAGFTSIGLLGTRFTMEQDFYRARLETRHGLRVLVPDAPSRDTVHRIIYQELCLGQTRPASREAYRAIMAQLVAQGAQAIILGCTEIGLLVDASDSSVPLFDTTAIHAVSAAQWALQAA from the coding sequence ATGAAAACCATCGGCCTCATCGGCGGCATGAGCTGGGAATCGACCATTCCCTACTACCGCCAGATCAACGAAACCGTCAAACAGCAGCTCGGCGGCCTGCACTCGGCCAAGATCATTCTGTTCAGCGTCGATTTCTTCGAGATCGAACGCCTGCAGCACGCAGGCGACTGGGATGCTGCCGGGGCCGTATTGGCCGATGCCGCCCGCGCCCTGGCGCGCGCCGGGGCCGACGGCCTGGTGCTGTGCACCAACACCATGCACAAGGTGGCGGCCGCCATCGAGGCCGCCGTGGCCATCCCGCTGCTGCACATCGCCGACCCCACCGCCACGGCCATCCAGGCAGCGGGTTTCACCAGCATCGGCCTGCTCGGCACGCGCTTCACCATGGAGCAGGACTTTTACCGTGCCCGCCTGGAAACCCGCCACGGCCTGCGCGTGCTGGTGCCCGACGCGCCCAGCCGCGACACCGTGCACCGCATCATTTACCAAGAGTTGTGCCTGGGCCAGACCCGGCCTGCCTCGCGCGAAGCCTACCGGGCCATCATGGCGCAGCTGGTGGCCCAGGGCGCGCAGGCCATCATTCTGGGCTGCACCGAAATAGGCCTGCTGGTGGATGCCAGCGACAGCAGCGTGCCGCTGTTTGACACCACCGCCATCCACGCCGTCAGCGCGGCACAGTGGGCATTGCAGGCAGCTTAA
- the dut gene encoding deoxyuridine 5'-triphosphate nucleotidohydrolase → MIIDLKIIDPRMADQLPAYATPGSAGLDLRACLDEPLVLAPNAWQLVPTGIAIHLADPGFAAMILPRSGLGHKHGIVLGNLVGLIDSDYQGQLMVSAWNRSTVAFTIEPMERLAQLVIVPVVQAQFHVVTEFPASERGEGGYGSTGKA, encoded by the coding sequence ATGATCATCGACCTGAAAATCATCGACCCGCGCATGGCGGACCAACTGCCCGCCTACGCCACCCCCGGCAGCGCCGGCCTGGACCTGCGTGCCTGCCTGGACGAGCCCCTGGTGCTGGCCCCCAACGCCTGGCAGCTGGTGCCCACCGGCATCGCCATCCACCTGGCCGACCCGGGCTTTGCCGCCATGATCCTGCCGCGCTCCGGCCTGGGCCACAAACACGGCATCGTGCTGGGCAACCTGGTCGGGCTGATCGACAGCGACTACCAGGGCCAGCTGATGGTCAGCGCCTGGAACCGCAGCACCGTGGCCTTCACCATCGAACCCATGGAGCGCCTGGCCCAGCTGGTCATCGTGCCGGTGGTGCAGGCGCAGTTCCATGTGGTCACCGAATTCCCCGCCTCGGAGCGCGGCGAGGGCGGGTACGGGTCTACGGGCAAGGCTTAA
- the coaBC gene encoding coenzyme A biosynthesis bifunctional protein CoaBC: MHLNTLPLVDGDLAGKHIVLGLTGGIACYKSAELCRLLVKAGATVQVVMTEAATQFITPVTMQALSNRPVYGSQWDAREPNNMPHINLSREADLILIAPCSADFIARLVQGRTDELLSLLCLARPMQSVPLLVAPAMNREMWVHPATQRNMAQLQADGAVILGVGTGEQACGETGDGRMLEPAELLEDVVAFFQPKTLAGQRVLVTAGPTYEAIDPVRGITNLSSGKMGFAIARAAREAGAEVTLVAGPVALATPRGVTRIDVKSAQNMLEAVIPSAQQATIFVATAAVADWRPAQAADHKIKKDGSGATPQLQFVENTDILASVAQSARALSGALFCVGFAAESQDLLANAQAKRARKGVPLLVGNIGPATFGQDHNALLLVDAHRATELPHASKLTLARQLVAEIAHRIS; the protein is encoded by the coding sequence ATGCACCTCAACACACTCCCCTTGGTAGATGGCGACTTGGCAGGCAAGCACATCGTGCTGGGCCTCACGGGCGGCATTGCCTGCTACAAATCGGCCGAGCTGTGCCGCCTTCTGGTCAAGGCCGGGGCCACCGTGCAGGTGGTGATGACCGAGGCGGCCACGCAGTTCATCACCCCGGTGACGATGCAGGCGCTGAGCAACCGCCCGGTCTACGGCTCACAGTGGGATGCGCGCGAGCCCAACAACATGCCGCACATCAACCTGAGCCGCGAGGCGGATCTGATCTTGATTGCCCCGTGCAGTGCCGACTTCATCGCCCGGCTGGTGCAGGGCCGCACCGACGAATTGCTGAGCCTGCTGTGTCTGGCGCGGCCAATGCAGTCGGTGCCGCTGCTGGTGGCACCCGCCATGAACCGCGAGATGTGGGTGCACCCCGCCACCCAGCGCAATATGGCGCAGCTGCAGGCCGACGGTGCGGTGATTCTGGGCGTGGGCACGGGCGAGCAGGCCTGCGGCGAAACGGGCGACGGCCGCATGCTGGAGCCCGCCGAGTTGCTGGAGGACGTGGTCGCTTTTTTCCAGCCCAAAACCCTGGCCGGGCAGCGCGTACTGGTCACCGCCGGGCCCACGTATGAGGCGATCGACCCGGTGCGCGGCATTACCAACCTGAGCAGCGGCAAGATGGGCTTTGCCATCGCCCGCGCCGCGCGCGAGGCCGGGGCCGAGGTGACGCTGGTGGCCGGGCCGGTGGCCTTGGCGACCCCGCGTGGGGTCACCCGCATCGACGTGAAATCTGCACAAAATATGCTCGAAGCCGTTATTCCATCGGCGCAACAAGCTACTATCTTTGTAGCAACTGCGGCGGTGGCCGACTGGCGGCCCGCGCAGGCGGCAGACCACAAGATCAAGAAAGACGGCTCAGGCGCCACGCCCCAGCTGCAGTTTGTCGAAAACACCGACATCCTGGCCTCGGTGGCCCAATCGGCCCGTGCCTTGAGCGGCGCGCTGTTCTGCGTCGGTTTTGCGGCGGAGAGCCAGGATCTGCTGGCCAACGCCCAGGCCAAGCGTGCCCGCAAAGGTGTGCCGCTGCTGGTGGGTAACATCGGCCCGGCCACCTTTGGCCAAGACCACAACGCGCTGCTGCTGGTCGATGCGCACCGCGCCACCGAACTGCCGCACGCCTCCAAACTGACCCTCGCGCGCCAACTGGTCGCCGAGATCGCCCACCGTATTTCCTAG
- the pyrG gene encoding CTP synthase, with amino-acid sequence MTKFVFVTGGVVSSLGKGIASASLAALLESRGLKVTLIKLDPYLNVDPGTMSPLQHGEVFVTDDGAETDLDLGHYERFIETRMRKSNNFTTGQIYKSVLDKERRGDYLGKTVQVIPHVTNEIQEFIKRGARFGEPDAVDVALVEVGGTVGDIESLPFLEAVRQMSLKMGPNNTAFVHLSYVPWIAAAGELKTKPTQHTAKQLREIGIQADVLLCRADRPIPQEERSKISLFSNVPEWGVISMWDVDTIYKVPRMLHEQGLDGLICDKLRLNTPPANLKRWDDLVYETANPRGEVNIAMVGKYVDLSDSYKSLNEALRHAGMKNHVRVKISYVDSETIVPDTVDTLAAFDAILVPGGFGKRGIEGKICAAQFAREHKVPYLGICLGMQVATIEFARHVAGLANANSTEFEPSTPHPVIALITEWKDTDGSIKTRDENSDLGGTMRLGAQSSDVAPGTLAHSIYGDVVTERHRHRFEANVHYLDRLREAGLVISALTQREQLTEMVELPQSVHPWFVGVQFHPEFKSTPWDGHPLFNAFVKAAVEHTPASKKTKAAK; translated from the coding sequence ATGACCAAATTTGTCTTCGTCACCGGCGGTGTCGTGTCTTCCCTGGGCAAGGGAATCGCTTCAGCCTCTCTTGCAGCACTCCTCGAATCGCGGGGACTCAAAGTCACCCTGATCAAGCTGGATCCTTACCTCAACGTAGACCCCGGCACCATGTCGCCGCTGCAGCACGGTGAGGTCTTTGTGACCGACGACGGCGCAGAAACCGACCTCGACCTCGGCCACTACGAGCGTTTCATCGAAACGCGCATGCGCAAGTCCAACAACTTCACCACCGGCCAGATCTACAAGAGCGTGCTCGACAAGGAGCGCCGTGGCGACTACCTGGGCAAAACCGTGCAGGTGATTCCGCACGTGACCAATGAAATCCAGGAATTCATCAAGCGCGGTGCGCGTTTTGGCGAACCTGACGCGGTGGACGTGGCGCTGGTGGAAGTGGGCGGCACCGTGGGCGACATCGAGTCCCTGCCGTTCCTGGAAGCCGTGCGCCAGATGAGCCTGAAAATGGGCCCGAACAACACCGCCTTCGTGCACCTGAGCTACGTGCCCTGGATTGCCGCCGCGGGCGAGCTCAAGACCAAGCCCACCCAGCACACCGCCAAGCAACTGCGCGAAATCGGTATCCAGGCCGACGTGCTGCTGTGCCGCGCCGACCGCCCGATTCCCCAGGAAGAGCGCTCCAAGATCTCGCTGTTTTCCAACGTGCCCGAGTGGGGCGTGATCTCCATGTGGGACGTGGACACCATCTACAAAGTGCCGCGCATGCTGCACGAGCAAGGCCTGGACGGCCTGATCTGCGACAAGCTGCGCCTGAACACCCCGCCCGCCAACCTGAAGCGCTGGGACGACCTGGTGTATGAAACCGCCAACCCGCGCGGCGAAGTCAACATCGCCATGGTTGGCAAGTACGTGGACCTGAGCGACAGCTACAAATCGCTGAACGAAGCCCTGCGCCACGCCGGCATGAAGAACCATGTGCGGGTGAAGATCAGCTACGTCGATTCCGAAACCATCGTGCCCGACACCGTGGACACGCTGGCGGCGTTCGATGCCATCCTGGTGCCCGGCGGCTTTGGCAAACGCGGCATCGAAGGCAAGATCTGCGCCGCCCAGTTTGCCCGTGAGCACAAGGTGCCCTACCTGGGCATCTGCCTGGGCATGCAGGTGGCCACCATCGAATTTGCGCGCCACGTGGCGGGCCTGGCGAATGCCAACAGCACCGAGTTCGAGCCCTCCACCCCGCACCCGGTGATCGCACTCATCACCGAGTGGAAAGACACCGACGGCAGCATCAAGACCCGCGACGAAAACTCCGACCTGGGCGGCACCATGCGCCTGGGTGCGCAAAGCTCCGACGTGGCCCCCGGCACGCTGGCGCACAGCATCTACGGCGACGTGGTCACCGAACGCCACCGCCACCGTTTTGAGGCCAACGTGCACTACCTGGACCGCCTGCGCGAAGCCGGGCTGGTGATCTCGGCCCTGACGCAGCGCGAGCAACTCACCGAAATGGTCGAGCTGCCGCAAAGCGTCCACCCCTGGTTTGTCGGCGTGCAGTTCCACCCCGAGTTCAAGTCCACCCCCTGGGACGGCCACCCGCTGTTCAATGCCTTTGTGAAAGCGGCGGTAGAGCACACGCCTGCGTCCAAAAAGACCAAAGCCGCCAAGTAA
- the kdsA gene encoding 2-dehydro-3-deoxyphosphooctonate aldolase: MQLCNFTIGLDQPFFLIAGPCVIESEQLQMDTAGTLKEITSALGIPFIFKSSFDKANRSSGSTFRGPGIDKGLEILAKVKRELGVPVLTDIHDESQIAQVCSVVDVLQTPAFLCRQTDFIRAVAQSGKPVNIKKGQFLAPGDMKNVIDKARAAAKEAGLETDNFMACERGASFGYNNLVSDMRSLAIMRETLAPVVFDATHSVQLPGGNGTSSGGMREMVPVLARAAVAVGVAGVFMETHPDPSKAMSDGPNAVPLKHMRALLETLVALDRVTKKNGYLENSFSA; encoded by the coding sequence ATGCAACTCTGTAACTTCACCATCGGCCTGGACCAGCCCTTCTTCCTTATCGCAGGCCCCTGCGTCATCGAGTCCGAGCAGTTGCAGATGGACACTGCAGGTACGCTGAAGGAAATCACCAGCGCTTTAGGCATTCCATTCATCTTCAAGAGCAGCTTCGACAAGGCCAACCGCAGCAGCGGCAGCACTTTCCGTGGCCCCGGTATCGACAAGGGACTGGAGATTCTGGCCAAGGTCAAGCGCGAACTGGGCGTGCCGGTGCTGACCGACATCCACGACGAATCGCAAATTGCCCAGGTCTGCAGCGTGGTCGATGTGCTGCAAACGCCGGCCTTCCTGTGCCGCCAGACCGACTTCATCCGCGCCGTGGCCCAGTCGGGCAAGCCGGTGAACATCAAAAAGGGCCAGTTCCTGGCCCCGGGCGACATGAAGAACGTGATCGACAAGGCCCGCGCCGCCGCCAAAGAGGCGGGCCTGGAAACCGACAACTTCATGGCCTGCGAACGCGGTGCCAGCTTTGGCTACAACAACCTGGTCAGCGACATGCGCAGCCTGGCCATCATGCGCGAGACCCTGGCCCCGGTGGTGTTCGATGCCACCCACTCGGTGCAACTGCCCGGCGGCAACGGCACCAGCAGCGGCGGCATGCGCGAGATGGTGCCGGTGCTGGCCCGCGCCGCGGTGGCCGTGGGCGTGGCCGGTGTGTTCATGGAAACCCACCCCGACCCCAGCAAAGCCATGAGCGACGGCCCCAACGCCGTACCCCTGAAACACATGCGCGCCCTGCTGGAAACCCTGGTGGCGCTGGACCGCGTGACCAAGAAAAACGGTTACCTGGAAAATTCCTTCTCCGCGTAA
- the eno gene encoding enolase, which yields MSAIVDIVAREILDSRGNPTVECDVLLESGTMGRAAVPSGASTGSREAIELRDGDKKRYLGKGVLKAVEHINTEISEAILGLDASEQAFLDKTLIDLDGTENKSRLGANAMLAVSMAVARAAAEESGLPLYRYFGGMGGMQMPVPMMNVVNGGAHANNNLDLQELMIIPVGAPSFREALRYGAEVFHALKKILHDKGMSIAVGDEGGFAPNVPSHEAAIQMILQAITDAGYVPGEQIALGLDCAASEFYKNGKYELAGEGWSLTSQEWTDIMASWVDKYPIISIEDGMAEGDWDGWKILTDRLGKNVQIVGDDLFVTNTKILQEGIDKGIANSILIKINQIGTLTETFAAIEMAKRAGYTAVISHRSGETEDSTIADIAVGTNAGQIKTGSLSRSDRMAKYNQLLRIEEDLGDVATYPGRKAFYNLK from the coding sequence ATGAGTGCCATTGTTGACATCGTCGCCCGCGAAATTCTGGATTCGCGCGGCAACCCCACCGTCGAATGCGATGTGCTGCTGGAATCCGGCACCATGGGCCGTGCGGCCGTGCCGTCGGGTGCGTCCACCGGTTCGCGCGAAGCCATCGAGCTGCGCGATGGCGACAAGAAGCGCTACCTGGGCAAGGGCGTGCTCAAGGCGGTTGAGCACATCAACACCGAAATTTCCGAGGCCATCCTGGGCCTGGACGCTTCCGAGCAAGCCTTTCTGGACAAGACCCTGATCGACCTGGACGGCACCGAAAACAAATCCCGCCTGGGCGCCAACGCCATGCTGGCCGTATCCATGGCCGTGGCCCGCGCCGCGGCCGAAGAATCCGGCCTGCCCCTGTACCGCTATTTCGGCGGCATGGGCGGCATGCAAATGCCCGTGCCCATGATGAACGTGGTCAACGGCGGCGCGCACGCCAATAACAACCTCGACCTGCAAGAACTGATGATCATCCCCGTGGGTGCCCCATCGTTCCGTGAAGCGCTGCGCTACGGTGCAGAAGTGTTCCACGCGCTGAAGAAAATTCTGCACGACAAGGGCATGAGCATTGCGGTTGGCGACGAAGGCGGCTTTGCCCCCAACGTGCCCAGCCACGAAGCCGCGATCCAGATGATTCTGCAAGCCATCACCGATGCGGGCTACGTGCCCGGCGAGCAGATCGCCCTGGGCCTGGACTGCGCCGCTTCCGAGTTCTACAAGAACGGCAAGTACGAGCTGGCCGGTGAAGGCTGGTCGCTGACCAGCCAGGAGTGGACCGACATCATGGCCTCGTGGGTCGACAAATACCCCATCATCAGCATCGAAGACGGCATGGCCGAAGGCGACTGGGATGGCTGGAAGATCCTGACCGACCGCCTGGGCAAGAACGTGCAAATCGTGGGCGACGACCTGTTCGTCACCAACACCAAGATCCTGCAAGAAGGCATCGACAAGGGCATCGCCAACTCGATCCTGATCAAGATCAACCAGATCGGCACCCTGACCGAAACCTTCGCCGCCATCGAGATGGCCAAGCGCGCCGGTTACACCGCCGTGATCAGCCACCGCTCGGGCGAAACCGAAGACTCCACCATTGCCGACATCGCCGTGGGCACCAATGCAGGCCAGATCAAGACCGGCTCACTCAGCCGTTCGGACCGCATGGCCAAGTACAACCAGCTCTTGCGCATCGAAGAAGACCTGGGCGACGTGGCCACCTACCCCGGTCGTAAAGCCTTTTACAACCTGAAGTAA